From Cannabis sativa cultivar Pink pepper isolate KNU-18-1 chromosome 8, ASM2916894v1, whole genome shotgun sequence, a single genomic window includes:
- the LOC115699664 gene encoding serine/threonine-protein kinase MPS1: MDREVEVDLTPTFAPARDLNRPINPDSTSASSSSSSPGLLRHFQAAFKRHRPIGVMQSNSIGPRRMLVPQRAVSAKSASMKSREAVSVSEDHKDSVMQMKGTATIGKDGQEDELTTPPSNSETITRAFDENLNPYDGQDQIKFVTGCKDNPQSLSHVKSSQYIDGGQKKVQFSEASKTTLPEVECVAGNQGEASTVINHEMKHQNTECDITARSDGGISSLLSKRTTAVQDQLHHFRNFFSQPNSQSSVAGQSCGATTTSVHSASAPMANQTTFCSRVHCDSQPMAMGDLNLNSLPVTQGKKMQQSNPCLKDKSGEVNKQIVNAAQSSTSAIDTQMESSKEYEIFKESGFAGDPVGAAEGKQLAAGAIDLQSHIPSSKNLSSKSDKQERVAVAESAKGASSAHHRKRNYDPDLFFKVNGKLYQRLGKIGSGGSSEVHKVISSDCTIYALKKIKLKGRDYATAFGFCQEIEYLNRLKGKHNIIQLIDFEVTDKALLQEVMNGSMNNKDGRVKDDGYIYMVLEYGEIDLAHMLSQKWKELDGFTNQTTIDENWLRFYWQQILFAVNTIHEERIVHSDLKPANFLLVKGSLKLIDFGIAKAIMSDTTNIQRDSQVGTLSYMSPEAFMCNESDANGNPIKCGRPSDIWSLGCILYQMVYGRTPFADYKTFWAKFKVITDPYHEIVYEPVSNPWLLDLMKNCLAWDRNERWRIPQLLQHPFLVPPIPLKPHLPQDQCRLLHLISSTCTEDAEASNLCSQLQQLLGEDPDWLMTSQLLASPDKQCKLLSQISQLFSQLEKQLSNSLATGLDR, translated from the coding sequence ATGGACAGGGAGGTTGAGGTTGACCTTACACCCACATTCGCACCCGCGAGGGATCTCAACCGTCCGATCAATCCTGATTCTACCTCCGCttcctcttcatcttcttccccTGGCTTACTTCGACATTTTCAAGCCGCCTTCAAGCGACATCGCCCTATCGGTGTAATGCAGTCGAATAGCATTGGGCCTAGGCGAATGTTGGTTCCTCAACGAGCAGTGTCCGCAAAATCAGCATCGATGAAATCTAGAGAAGCAGTTTCTGTTAGTGAGGATCATAAAGATTCAGTAATGCAGATGAAGGGAACCGCCACCATTGGCAAAGATGGTCAGGAAGATGAATTAACTACCCCACCTTCTAATTCAGAGACTATTACCAGAGCTTTTGATGAAAACTTAAATCCATATGACGGACAAGATCAAATCAAGTTCGTGACTGGTTGTAAGGACAACCCACAATCACTGTCGCATGTGAAATCTTCGCAGTACATTGATGGTGGCCAGAAAAAGGTCCAATTTTCAGAAGCAAGCAAGACCACTTTGCCGGAAGTGGAATGTGTTGCAGGCAATCAAGGCGAGGCGTCAACGGTCATTAATCATGAGATGAAGCACCAGAACACAGAATGTGATATCACTGCGAGATCTGATGGTGGGATTTCTTCCCTTTTGTCAAAGAGAACAACAGCTGTTCAGGATCAGTTGCACCATTTCAGAAACTTCTTTAGCCAACCTAACTCTCAATCTTCAGTTGCAGGGCAATCTTGTGGTGCCACAACCACATCTGTCCATTCAGCTTCAGCGCCAATGGCTAATCAGACAACCTTTTGCTCCCGTGTGCATTGTGATTCGCAACCCATGGCCATGGGggatttgaatttaaattctcTTCCTGTAACTCAAGGGAAAAAAATGCAGCAATCAAATCCATGTTTAAAGGACAAAAGTGGAGAAGTAAATAAGCAGATTGTTAATGCAGCACAATCTTCCACCTCCGCAATTGATACTCAAATGGAGAGTAGTAAGGAATATGAGATTTTTAAGGAAAGTGGCTTTGCTGGAGATCCTGTTGGAGCAGCTGAAGGGAAACAATTAGCTGCTGGTGCTATTGATCTTCAGTCTCATATTCCATCATCCAAAAACTTGTCTTCTAAATCAGATAAACAAGAAAGGGTTGCAGTTGCAGAGAGTGCTAAAGGTGCATCATCAGCTCATCatcgtaaaagaaattatgATCCGGACTtgttttttaaagttaatgggaAGCTCTATCAAAGGCTTGGCAAGATAGGTAGCGGAGGAAGTAGTGAGGTTCACAAAGTCATCTCATCAGACTGTACAATATACGCACTCAAAAAAATCAAGCTCAAAGGACGTGATTATGCCACTGCTTTTGGATTTTGTCAGGAAATTGAGTATTTAAATAGGTTGAAAGGAAAGCACAATATTATACAGCTCATAGATTTTGAGGTCACAGACAAAGCTTTGCTTCAGGAAGTCATGAATGGATCAATGAATAACAAAGATGGAAGAGTCAAGGACGATGGTTATATATACATGGTACTTGAATATGGGGAGATTGATTTGGCTCACATGCTTTCCCAGAAATGGAAAGAACTCGATGGCTTCACCAACCAGACCACCATAGATGAGAACTGGCTTCGATTCTACTGGCAGCAAATTCTTTTTGCAGTAAACACTATACACGAGGAGCGTATTGTTCACTCAGATTTAAAGCCAGCTAATTTCCTTCTGGTAAAAGGCTCCCTAAAGTTGATTGACTTTGGCATTGCCAAAGCCATAATGAGTGATACCACAAATATTCAAAGGGATTCACAGGTTGGTACATTGAGCTACATGTCTCCTGAAGCATTTATGTGCAATGAGAGTGATGCTAATGGAAACCCAATTAAGTGTGGTAGGCCATCAGACATATGGTCCCTTGGTTGCATCCTTTATCAGATGGTGTATGGGCGGACTCCGTTCGCAGATTACAAAACATTCTGGGCCAAGTTCAAAGTTATAACAGATCCATACCATGAAATTGTGTATGAACCAGTTTCAAATCCTTGGCTTCTTGATCTCATGAAAAATTGTCTTGCATGGGATCGCAATGAAAGGTGGAGAATTCCCCAGTTGCTGCAGCATCCTTTTCTTGTTCCTCCAATTCCACTTAAACCACATTTGCCCCAAGACCAATGTAGACTTCTTCATCTTATTTCCAGCACTTGTACAGAGGACGCTGAAGCTTCAAACCTATGTTCTCAGTTACAGCAACTTCTGGGGGAGGACCCAGACTGGTTAATGACATCTCAGCTATTGGCCTCACCTGACAAACAGTGTAAGTTGCTCTCCCAAATATCACAACTTTTCTCTCAGCTAGAAAAACAGTTGTCAAACTCACTGGCGACAGGATTAGATAGATGA
- the LOC115700634 gene encoding protein VASCULATURE COMPLEXITY AND CONNECTIVITY, translating into MVKLVGVLVCFLIVTIDVVAGILGIQAEVEQNKVKHLRLWIFECRDPSEEAFKLGLAAGALLALAHVLANLLGGCQNCICSQDELQKASPNRQLSLACLIFTWIILAVGLSMLVIGTLSNNKSRASCGFTHHHFLSIGGILCFVHALFSVAYYITATASVD; encoded by the exons ATGGTTAAGTTGGTAGGTGTTCTTGTTTGCTTCTTGATCGTGACTATTGATGTTGTAGCCGGGATTCTAGGCATCCAAGCAGAAGTTGAACAAAACAAG GTGAAGCATTTGAGGCTGTGGATATTCGAGTGCAGAGACCCAAGTGAAGAAGCTTTCAAGCTTGGGTTAGCCGCAGGAGCTCTTTTGGCTCTAGCTCATGTATTGGCTAACTTGCTTGGTGGCTGTCAAAATTGCATTTGTTCTCAAGATGAACTTCAAAAGGCTTCTCCTAATAGACAACTCTCTCTGGCATGCCTCATATTCAcctg GATCATATTAGCCGTTGGATTGTCTATGCTGGTGATAGGGACTTTGTCGAACAACAAGTCAAGAGCTTCCTGTGGATTCACGCACCATCATTTCCTATCAATTGGAGGCATTTTGTGTTTTGTTCATGCCCTGTTTTCTGTTGCATATTACATAACTGCAACTGCCTCTGTTGATTAA
- the LOC115701402 gene encoding transcription factor bHLH117, translated as MERDSQYQGFLANGEGSAAETFEEANAFNSMFSGVSLLSLLGADQQSMLTNSMPLFGEVAVPPLESLLPPAMINLPATFGFFHDHSGSCFYIPEPLGLQDSGSAGIVDCGSLPFNFMFGDHDSSLAARIDPHVLNPRHLPDLLSLERVTGDSSSSSSFGLLSQKRARVDSATHYSNHHAHGSQYYNPPPSRPSPGPACSSSSLKKMIPPSSLLARKRRQKLSDKTRCLQKLLPWDKKMDMATMLEETFKYVKFLQAQVTALKAMPAFSCAMPMMSSNGTDGGDLDDDDEFAGLEKLTRNQLLQVLVNSSAVQTILYSQGSCIVSVEQLGLLEKATARKRRGGNPLYPAFLFSS; from the coding sequence ATGGAGAGGGATTCTCAGTATCAGGGTTTTCTGGCTAATGGTGAAGGTTCAGCTGCTGAAACGTTTGAAGAGGCTAACGCCTTCAACTCTATGTTCTCCGGTGTTAGTCTACTCTCGCTTCTCGGAGCTGACCAACAATCTATGCTCACTAATTCAATGCCTCTATTCGGAGAGGTCGCCGTTCCGCCTCTTGAATCATTGCTACCTCCGGCGATGATTAATTTGCCGGCCACTTTCGGCTTCTTCCACGACCATTCTGGAAGTTGTTTCTACATACCCGAGCCACTGGGCCTCCAAGATTCAGGCTCCGCGGGAATCGTCGATTGTGGTTCTCTGCCTTTTAACTTCATGTTCGGCGATCACGATTCCTCTTTAGCCGCACGCATAGACCCCCACGTGCTAAACCCTCGCCACTTGCCTGATCTTCTCTCGCTCGAGCGAGTCACCGGTGACTCGTCTTCGTCTTCTTCTTTTGGCTTACTGAGCCAAAAACGCGCCCGAGTCGACTCAGCGACTCACTACAGCAATCATCACGCTCATGGAAGCCAATACTACAATCCTCCTCCTTCGAGACCGTCGCCGGGGCCGGCTTGTTCCTCTTCGTCGCTGAAGAAGATGATACCCCCTTCCAGCCTTCTGGCCAGGAAGCGGCGCCAGAAGCTTAGCGATAAGACTCGGTGCTTACAGAAGCTATTGCCATGGGACAAGAAGATGGACATGGCTACTATGCTCGAAGAAACGTTCAAGTACGTGAAGTTCCTCCAGGCTCAGGTGACTGCTCTCAAAGCCATGCCTGCATTTTCCTGTGCGATGCCAATGATGAGTAGTAATGGCACCGATGGCGGTGACCTTGATGATGACGATGAGTTCGCTGGGTTGGAGAAGCTGACGAGGAACCAGCTTTTGCAGGTCCTGGTCAACTCGTCCGCGGTCCAAACCATTCTCTACTCTCAGGGAAGCTGTATTGTCTCGGTGGAGCAATTGGGTCTGTTGGAGAAGGCCACCGCCAGAAAAAGAAGGGGTGGTAATCCTCTGTACCcagcttttcttttttcttcctaA